In Pseudophryne corroboree isolate aPseCor3 chromosome 7, aPseCor3.hap2, whole genome shotgun sequence, a single window of DNA contains:
- the LOC134943597 gene encoding hemoglobin subunit alpha-5-like — protein sequence MTFSAAEKAALVSIWGKASGNVNALGAEALERLFLSFPQTKTYFSHFDLSHGSADLQSHGGKVLSALGDAASHLDNLDGALSKLSDLHAYNLRVDPGNFQLLSHSILVVLAAHFPADFDATAHAAWDKFIAAVSAVLTSKYR from the exons ATGACTTTCTCCGCTGCTGAGAAGGCTGCACTTGTGTCCATTTGGGGCAAAGCCTCCGGAAATGTGAACGCTCTCGGTGCTGAAGCTTTGGAAAG GCTGTTTCTGAGCTTCCCTCAGACCAAGACTTATTTCAGCCACTTTGATCTGAGCCACGGATCTGCTGATCTCCAGTCCCATGGGGGTAAGGTCCTCTCTGCCCTTGGAGATGCCGCTAGCCATCTGGACAACTTAGATGGAGCCCTGTCCAAGCTGAGCGACCTGCATGCATACAACCTGAGAGTGGACCCAGGAAACTTCCag cTGCTCTCTCACTCCATCCTGGTTGTTCTGGCTGCTCACTTCCCGGCTGACTTTGATGCAACCGCCCATGCTGCCTGGGACAAGTTCATCGCTGCTGTGTCCGCTGTTCTTACCTCCAAATACAGATAA